The nucleotide window GCGTGTTGTTGAGTTTGTATGACTCTCTGCCACACCCACATCAATAGGTATGGTTAAGGTATGGTGACCAATTTCTATTGATGTGTTGATAAGCTTTTCTGTGAGGTGTTTTGCCAGGTTGCAGGCACCTCCGTAAACTGTATTTGGCAATATGGCGACAAAGTCACTACCTTCAAAGCGATAAAGTTTGTCCGAAGGTCTAAGGTGTCGCCGGAAAAAAACACTCAACTGTTTGAGCAAATTCTCACTACTCACCAATCCATAGTCTTTTTTGTAAGCGGAGTAGTCACGTACTTCTATGTACAGTAAACAATATGGCGGTGACGAAACCTCTTTGTTTTTAAATGCGCGACGTAAACTTTTAAGCAGCGCACGACGACTTCGAGCGCCGGTTAGCGCGTCCATCTCAATCAATGCTTTTATTTTCTGTTCACGGCTAATCGCTAACGTGATATCACTACTCAGCCACATCACTGCATTCGCCTTCCCTTCCCATGCAGGAATTCGAGTCGCTTTGCCTTCAAACCAAAGCGTATCATTCGGTCCGGTTAAGGTTTGAAACTCAGGCGCTAAATCGGCAGCGCTAACCGGATGGACGATTGTTTCGGTCAGATCAGACTCGATGGCTTTGCGGATGTGGTTTTGAAGTCGCTTAGCGAGGTCTGGAGACAGCATCTGCTTTAGACTCAATCCAACCAACGACTTGTAATCAAAGTTCGAAACAGTGGCTTCATTGCCAGCAAACGCCTCGATGCAATCGCCGTGCTCGGTAAACACAAACGCATTGTAAGGAAGAGCACTCAGTAGTGCGTAGCTTTGATGATTTGAAATAGTTTGAACGGTTTCTGCTTTTTTCATTATCCCTCAGTGAGAACAACTGACACGCATCCTGCATGTCTCTCTATTTTAATAACTAAACCAACAATAGTGTTACAAAACGATATCCTATCACCACACCATTACTACTGACAAATGCAACAGTAACATGCTGATTTTTAGACGTAAGACGTAAAAGCCCTCGCCTAAAAAGAAGCAGAAACCACACCCAAAATTAGAACCAAGTTGAGAGTTTGATTAACTTATATGCGACATTGTACTGAGATATAAAAATGGTTTTGAATTTTAGTTCAAAG belongs to Vibrio sp. 10N and includes:
- a CDS encoding sensor domain-containing diguanylate cyclase is translated as MKKAETVQTISNHQSYALLSALPYNAFVFTEHGDCIEAFAGNEATVSNFDYKSLVGLSLKQMLSPDLAKRLQNHIRKAIESDLTETIVHPVSAADLAPEFQTLTGPNDTLWFEGKATRIPAWEGKANAVMWLSSDITLAISREQKIKALIEMDALTGARSRRALLKSLRRAFKNKEVSSPPYCLLYIEVRDYSAYKKDYGLVSSENLLKQLSVFFRRHLRPSDKLYRFEGSDFVAILPNTVYGGACNLAKHLTEKLINTSIEIGHHTLTIPIDVGVAESHTNSTTRPLDVLYRANENVGK